Proteins co-encoded in one Brassica rapa cultivar Chiifu-401-42 chromosome A02, CAAS_Brap_v3.01, whole genome shotgun sequence genomic window:
- the LOC103854010 gene encoding F-box protein At2g02240-like — protein MEATMGQSHGRESIISGPSPFDTLPVDCISSIISFTSPRDACNAASVSKTLESAAKSDSLWEKFLPSEYTSLIPQYSRVFSSKKELYFALCDEPLLIEDGKKSFWLDKASGKRCIMISPKEVSITWGSSPEHWQWISVPESRFEKIAELVDVCWFEIRGGMHTRYLSPGTRYSVYIVFKTKNGCPGLGDLPVDAGVGLVGQESPQKLIYFVGPRGRDQRRDVTRPEARDDGWMEAELGQFYNDSCCDDISLSVGKTNTPDWKSGLIIQGFEFRPAKTR, from the exons ATGGAGGCAACGATGGGGCAAAGTCATGGCAGAGAAAGCATCATCTCCGGGCCGTCACCGTTCGATACATTGCCGGTGGATTGCATCTCCAGCATTATCTCCTTCACGAGTCCACGAGACGCGTGCAACGCCGCTTCTGTTTCGAAAACGTTAGAATCCGCGGCTAAGTCCGATAGCCTATGGGAGAAGTTTCTTCCATCGGAATATACATCTCTGATTCCACAATACTCGCGAGTTTTCTCGTCCAAGAAGGAGCTCTATTTCGCTCTCTGCGATGAGCCTCTTCTCATCGAAGATGGCAAAAAG AGCTTCTGGTTAGACAAAGCGAGTGGGAAAAGATGTATTATGATATCTCCAAAGGAAGTGTCAATCACATGGGGAAGTAGTCCCGAACATTGGCAATGGATATCAGTTCCTGAATCTAG GTTTGAAAAAATAGCTGAGCTAGTCGATGTATGTTGGTTTGAGATTCGTGGAGGGATGCACACTCGTTACCTATCTCCCGGAACTCGTTACTCCGTTTACATCGTGTTCAAGACAAAGAACGGATGTCCTGGATTGGGAGATTTGCCGGTAGATGCTGGAGTTGGGTTAGTTGGACAAGAGTCTCCTCAAAAGTTGATATACTTTGTTGGGCCTCGTGGTCGTGATCAAAGGAGAGATGTAACGAGGCCAGAGGCGAGGGACGATGGGTGGATGGAAGCTGAACTTGGTCAGTTCTACAATGATTCTTGTTGTGATGATATCTCGCTAAGTGTTGGTAAGACCAACACTCCTGATTGGAAAAGTGGTTTGATCATTCAAGGATTTGAATTTCGCCCTGCGAAAACCCGGTAA